In a single window of the Streptomyces sp. NBC_00285 genome:
- a CDS encoding DUF4307 domain-containing protein — MSTASTQLPEGRYGSSSDERADHKLKIAGAVLGALVLALIGYFAYHYVGQNKISAEVITFDAQPSAVTVHLEVRKDSGTSGYCTIRSQAADGSEVGRADFRFTGDATRIDKAVTLRTTARGTTAELLGCHAD, encoded by the coding sequence ATGAGTACGGCGAGCACACAGCTGCCCGAGGGCCGCTACGGCAGCTCCTCGGACGAGCGTGCCGACCACAAACTCAAGATCGCCGGTGCCGTGCTGGGCGCCCTCGTGCTCGCCCTGATCGGTTACTTCGCCTATCACTACGTCGGCCAGAACAAGATCAGCGCCGAGGTGATCACCTTCGACGCACAGCCGTCCGCGGTGACGGTGCACCTGGAGGTCCGCAAGGACTCCGGCACCTCCGGCTACTGCACGATCCGCTCCCAGGCGGCGGACGGCTCAGAGGTGGGCCGGGCCGACTTCCGCTTCACCGGCGACGCCACCCGCATCGACAAGGCCGTCACACTGCGTACGACGGCCCGGGGTACCACGGCCGAGCTGCTGGGCTGTCACGCCGACTGA